The sequence TTGTTGAAATGTGTTTTTGGAATTTCTGAGGCTTTAACTTTTTTGTACCTTTTCCAGGCCTGTGGGCAGTGGTAAATAATGCTGGTATCAGTGACTGGGGAGAGACTGAGTGGAATTCCATTGAAGACTACCAGAAAATGGTGGATATCAACTTATTTGGCTCAATTCGGACTTCAATTGCTTTTCTGCCTCTTGTTCGGGCATCTAAAGGTGAGTTTGATTAACTTCAACATTTTTTGAGGATGTGGTTGTTGACAGTGTTTagaaagattcaagattcaaagagttcaTTGTCATGTACAAAGTAAGAAACAGGTTCCCTcacaacaattaaataaatgtagaaagagtacaataaagcaaaaaataaactaaatgaatataaatattaaattgctgttaaatttacatccaggatggaaatatgtacatgatAACAGTAAGGTGTTACAGATATTATTTAAAGTAAGTACATGATTATCTACAGCTGTGAAATATGAAAAAGTGTAAAcatttcagtagtgcaattataacatttttgcaataaattgagcatgtgcctctgagaaatgtgAACATGTAGAGAGTAAGGTGCAGGTTATGTCTGATATAGGTTCAAgtgtctggtagcagtggggaagaaaaACCTTGTAGGCCATCCCAAATTTACTACCTTTTTACAGAAGCACCCActttataaaaaaaggaaaaagtatgtataataattataatggTTGTAAATCTGTACACcccaaaatattgttttattgattttgtaAGTGATTGACAATTCACAGACACATATTGTAATGCACATTTTTTTCTATTGTTAAATGTATCCTTAACAATAAGGCATCAAAAAGCATGTACGTCTTGGCTGGGTTTGACATTAAATTGTCGAACACTAACAAAGTCTATAGCACATTTTATGTTCAAAAATTTGAATAATGCCATAAAAAATTATCAGTGAAAAATTTGCTTACTCACTTTTACTCATCAAACATTTGCATATGTAACTACATATTCTGTACAGTGATCTGCATCatttgttttgatgttttatatCTGTTATTTTCACCTTCAGGGCGTATGGTTTTTGTTTCCagtatttttgccttttttaattgTCTGAGTATGGGAGCATACAGTGTGTCCAAAAGAGGTCTGGAGGCTTTTGCTGACTGCTTGAGGGTTGAGCTGTCCAACTTTGACGTAAAGGTAAACATCCTGCATCTCAAAGATAAAGAACTTGTTTCTGCGCATGCAGATCTGTTCTGCTGTTTTTAATCTTCGTACTGGTTTTGATCGACTGCTacatctctctatatatattttcagGTCAGCATCATTCAACCAGGGAACTTTGGCCCAGCCACAAACATCAGAAGTAAGAAAACGACCCAGGAAATCTGGGATAAACTGGATGATGAGCGTAAAGTGACTTTCAGCAGAAGCTACATTGAGTTTGCAAATGAATATTTCCAGTCATTATGCAGTGCAGGCTTTAAAGACAGCCGCATGGTTATTGATGCCATGGTGCACGCTCTGAATGCCGCCCAGCCAAAATCACACTACTTGCTCGTCTCCACTGTGGAGTGGGTCTTTTTCCTAGTATTTCCTCTTTTGCCCACATTCCTCAAAGATGCAATATTTACTTACACCCCGATTTACCATAAACGCAGAGAGATACTTTCACAACAGAAACAGTAGGTGTTTATCTATTGCATTAAAGGCAATAGAGCTACTGCcactgcaaataaaaataaagaaccaAATGGATGCTTTAAAAGTGCTTTGAATGTTTGGAAAACCATTTGTAgatgtaacgctgtgtgaaggacaggacgaggagagcggacgctaatgcaagtaacatttattatagaacagaaaacaaaacataaaccaaacagaaactcagagaccGGGAGACTAAATAACAGACGGGATATACACAGCCATATAGTGACAGACGtacaaacgcacaagaaccgacaaactaacactaatgacagagacgcttaaatacacacacaaggcgggaaagagaacaggtaacacctggggactgactaataaggggcggagctacacatggacacaggtgagtggaaaaacaccagggaagaaacacagagaagccgggacacgtgagaataacagacatgagaatagacagaaaacaggcaaaagatgtgacagTAGATGGATTtatgtagctttaaaaaaaatcaaatcaaaagtaaagtttgtatattttgtgtgtCTGATTGGACTTTTTAACTTAAAATTTAGAAACTGGTGGTGGGTCTGGTTTTGTGTGTCTAAAATGCATTGCCAGGCAGCATGGGCAAGATGGGTTCTGAGTAAACAGACTTTCCCTTTTAGGAATTTGGTACTAGTCCAATTTAAGCTCTGGTCATATGCAAAAGATTGGACATTCTGGTAAAATGACATTTGACTCTCAAATTACGTTATGTTTGATTTTCTATATAAAGAAGACTGCATAATCTACATGCTTTAAAGTAAAGATGCTGCTTTGGGTGCAATTTTTTTCTCCTAATaaacaaaatcataatttaaaaacagctttttgtttttacttgttatttacttattaaagtgtgtttgattATCTGAAAACTGTTAGTATGGTAAcaaggcaaaaacaaaataaatctgttagAGAGCAGATACTTTTTCCCGgcactgtatctgtgtgtgtgtgtgtgtatatggggaagctctgtgtttgtatttttgctttCTGTGTGAAACAAATGGCAGCTAAAGGTCAAACTACAGAAGGAAATCTTATCAGCAGCCCCAGATTTAAACAATAGTGTCCTCTTTGCTAAATAGATACTTCTCCTTATTTAACAGTTGAGGCCTGGCTGGCTGTGTGGTGTAGACTGGCAGGAGCAATCCTGTCATGTGTTGTACCACTAACTGTAATATTTCCCATAAGTAATTTCAGTTTTAGCCCATAAATATGTCATTTTATCATTAAATCCCAGCAGAACAGTCGGAGCATCTGCTACAGTCAGTGTGTTTTGTGCATTTGCTGCAAGTCTTAATAGTTAAGGATCAGGATCAGTATAACGTGCCTTGTGTGtcacagcatagttgtttaatattcatacaaacactgtgtaacgacacattttaatatataggAATGTTAATCTTCACTTTAAAgtagtttttgtacattttatacagttttccttcatttttttccatcTCCACAAGGCTGCCTGattaattgaattattttaaatggttaaataatacaattaaacatgTTATATGTATATTCCTGTCCACTCTGCTACTTGGGAAAACTATCCCATTTTAAGAAAGTAACTTTTGATGTCAGTGACATTACAACCTtaataccttttttttgttttaagtgacTGAAAACACTAATAACTGAATGTTtgacttaatatttctcatattggcTCAATAtgtagctgaggtaaagcttaacccttgtatggtgttcatatttttgttactcagacAGTGTTCATGGGTGTGGTGGACctgctgcattttaatgttttaaattctgcaaaattatggAATAGGTCCATCTTCGTTCCATTTTTCTCTAAAAACAGGCCTTCCCTCTAAATAAGTGCAATTCAGAATAATGTTTTGGATGGAATCTGGGATaaaaagctcaaaaaaaaaagacttgatgtCCTGTACCGGAGAAACTGCCATCTGCCAACCCTAGTCGCATTCTTATCACATTGGGCAGCTATGCATGGTGGCTCATTTTTTGGGCAAAAGATCATTTAATTTCTGACAGGTATCCATTGAATTCTACAACAATATTACAACCTTGTACAGGAACAACAGgggcagaaacaaaacacacacaaactacacacccagACAGGAGGAGAACAGAGTACACACCTTTATTAGCCCCAGCTCCAGTAGACCCGAACatcctgtatgtaatataaatgtgtagggggtgtacagtgtgtgttcatcAAAATTGTGTTCTGATATATGTTCTTCACAGAAAATGACCCAAAGCCaataagtttgagttagaaataatatttaattgtataatttttcctttgataaaaaatgtaaatgggtcccacagacccgaacaccacacaaggtttAAGCTGTCCAAAATATTGAGGTAATtaacataattttagaaaatcaaaatgtgtctttgaaacagaacaaggtcaacTCTAGATCAATCTCATTTTCATCAAATGTCcattttcactaaaattgtccactGTTGTCCAGCTTGCTATGACAGTGTAGACAAAGGCATGCAGgtgaaaatataaagtgattaagctgggaaaaaatatgatttctgctaCATATGTTATCTGAATAGAATCTTATTTTTTAAGGGCCAACAATCACAGGATTCTGGCAGTGACCTTTAAGCTTCTTATGATGTTTACAAAACTGCCAAATACAAACATTTGATTTCACCCAAATGCTTACGCATTTACATAGTACAGGCAAAtatatccaaatatatatatCACTTAATCTAGCTCACTAGCTCGTGGCAAGCAGCATTTCCCTGTTCTAGAAGCGTAATATATAGAAAAAACAGCTGTTGCAGAACAGATAGCATAAAATCTTGGAGACAAAAtgaggttgttttttttgtgtgctatGCAGAAAAATGCTAGTTCACAGATATAGAGCGCTGATACACACAAGTAGCTCAGAGATAACAAAGAAAGCCGCAGATAGTTATCTCTTTAGCTTCATTTACAGCCTTTCTGGTAATACTCATCAGCTATCTTTCCCAGCCATAGACCCAAAATGATCTATAAAGGTCACATTTCTATCTCTAAATCCATCTTCTGTTTATAATTTAGTATTTTTTGAAGTATGTGAGTAACAACTTTAGCTGACTTTCTCTGTAAGAGCTTGTGTTAAAATAGTACTggatgttttttaaattatttttatatcgTAATGTATTCTACTTGCTGTAACAAAAAAGTGTCATTGCATGTATCCAACCAGCTTAGAGTGAATCTATAAAGTAAATACAAAGATAAACATATTTATCcactattaaaacaaaaaataattcagAGTGGTTTAAGTGAAATGCCTAATTTTAGAGAATTGGAGCGTAGTTTTAATATAGTTTTGAGACTcagattattataatataaaacatccaccctattttattttatttctcttcagGGTTGAGAGGTACATTCagaatgttgttttttatttgtccCTACTATACtattattacatttacatataaaattattgtaatcttatattgtaatattgtattgtgattacctgaatattttacaaaaaattatCTATCTAATTATACAACAAGGAAAATgtcatgtttgttttctttgcgttagaACTTGTATTGCGACAGCAGATTAGTCTGATTAAGTGTCACAATAATTGTGACAGTATATTCCACCTCATTGGGGCTTTTATTACCCAGTTGAAAGAATTGTGTTAATGTTTAAAATTGAATGCCTTCAACCAATGATACATCTCTCTTTGGAAGGTGGTGATATTAGGTGGTGAGTTATATTATGTCCTACATCACtcatatatttttgtgttgtgttggaaAACTAGTTAACTATGCTGTAAAAAAAGGTTAAAGAGCCAGTTGGAGGTTTGGGTTAGAAGACCTCACTAGCCACTTTTAGATCAGTGTCCTCAATGGTAgggtttttttaatatatattttaaaaaacaaaatacacaaaaatgggcaggattatattctaaTTGATTAAATCCTGccagtttttttttagatatttttgaaTAACCCTACTGTTACACAATTAACATctattaaatttaaaaacagcCAACACTGTTTTAGCACAAGCTCTTACAGAGAGTGTTAGCTAAAGGTTTACTTAAATACCTTTACCAATGTGCAATAGCAATGTGACCTTTATAGATCATTTGGGTTTgtggctggaaaaaaaaatatttttttgtttttaagtaatCGCCCAGCCCTATATTAAATGGTTGTTTTGGATAGTGGATAAAATGCTAGAATTTATGACGTGTAGATGTTGCAACTTCTAgctataccactttaaataagtaAGTTTTTACCTGTTccatttaaattttatatattttatatatataatatatatatatacatatatattcatgCTTGTTTAGTAAACAGTTTAAATTAAATAGGATaggtgtgtgttttatgtttgtCAGTTATTTATTCCACATCATGTGTTTGGTGTTTGTTGTAGGCAACTGATTAACTGTGTGTAAAACCGGTCATGAATACAAATGCTGATTGTGGAGCCAGATGTAAAGCATGAGGTTAATGCAAATACTGCATGAGGAGGATCAGCTGCTTTTTCATTaccttgtgttttttaaacaagTTGTTTACGGAACACATTGCTGAAACTCAAACATGATTTTAATAAATACTCTGGAATCAACTGACAGGAGTTTTGCtggcagttttatttttaaaaatagatgtaCATTCTGAAGTATGCAAACTAAGAGAGATTATGGTGCAGCAAAAATGCAGCTACTATAAGAACTATATGCTTAGAAGTGTATACATGTGCACAAAGCAAAAATGTGTCTGGCCTTCTTTATTGATACATATTATCACAAATcgtcacacacaaaaaaatccaaataaaatccTTTTTTGATTCAATCCTGACTGGGTGCATTCTctcctcaaaaaaaaaagtcctttaatagggagggtttttttttccagtacacAGCCAGAGTTGCAGTAAGTGTGTTAAAACAGTGAatccaataaaatgtgcaggacagggtgCCTCCAGAACCGGGATGGATGAATGCTGAATTGTATTCGTGTGCAGATCTGGCAATGCTTTTCTTTGGAGATGATTCaagctctgtgtgtctgtgttagtCATTTCAGCTGCATTagttactaatattattaaacatGCAGACTGTTTTTCTCCTTCATTTAGATGTACAgtattaaaaattacaaaaaaaaaatagatatacactactacaaaatacaaaataatacaatgtaatatattaaaaagcatggaaaaatatatacacagataATTATTTGAAACATCTTTAAAAATCTTTTTGCTTCAGTATGAACTTACTCTGGCTATATAGATCATTCTAGAATTgtggtaccgtatttttcggactataaggcgcacttaaaaacttttaattttcacaaaaattgacagtgcgtcttataatacggtgcgccttttgtatggattttactcgtcaggttgtaaggagcagtaaacacacactccgtgcagcgttatagagagtttcagtgctatacagagtccagagccgtgcagctccgaggctgagcagcaatagcattagctagatgctaaccgctaagctagctagcttattcactgagatcagtattatctaaattttactcgtcaggttgtaaggagcagtaaacacacactccgtgcagcgttatacagagtttcagtgctatacagagtccagagccgtgcagctccgaggctggagcagcaaatagcattagctagcttattcactg is a genomic window of Astyanax mexicanus isolate ESR-SI-001 chromosome 14, AstMex3_surface, whole genome shotgun sequence containing:
- the zgc:113142 gene encoding D-beta-hydroxybutyrate dehydrogenase, mitochondrial — encoded protein: MWSKVASVLILILIVCISMYFGGHGLTYSFFTLILLMLGQAPTQRCMFLSKKYERAVLVTGCDSGFGYRLAKTLDSMGFVVFAGCLSSNGQGAQTLLKEGSRHLKLIQLDVTRDEDVRLAKAFVEANLPEKGLWAVVNNAGISDWGETEWNSIEDYQKMVDINLFGSIRTSIAFLPLVRASKGRMVFVSSIFAFFNCLSMGAYSVSKRGLEAFADCLRVELSNFDVKVSIIQPGNFGPATNIRSKKTTQEIWDKLDDERKVTFSRSYIEFANEYFQSLCSAGFKDSRMVIDAMVHALNAAQPKSHYLLVSTVEWVFFLVFPLLPTFLKDAIFTYTPIYHKRREILSQQKQ